Part of the Desulfatiglans anilini DSM 4660 genome is shown below.
CGATGCCGGCCCACAAGAAGATCGCCGCCAACATCGCCGAGACGCACAATTTTTTCAACGCGGCGCACGCGCAGCGCCGGGACTGGGTGGCGGCCTCCGGGGTGACGCCGGCCGAAAAGGCGGAATTGCTTTACTTTGTTGGGTGCAGCGCCTCCTACACCAACAAGGAGATCGCCCGGGCGACGGCGCGGATCCTGAAGGCGGCGGGGACGGACTTCATGCTGCTGCCGGACGAGTGGTGCTGCGGCAACACGCTGTTTTCGGTCGGGCTCTACGACGAGGCGAAGGCGCTGGCAGAGCGCAACGTGGAGGCTGTCCGCAGGACCGGGGCCAAGATCCTCCTGACGAGCTGCGCCGAGGGGTACCGCATGTGGAAGGTGGATTACCCGAAGCTCCTGGGAATCGCCACCGCGGACCTGGGCTTCGAGGTACTCCACCTCGTCGAATACGTGGACGAGAAGATCAAGGACGGGGCTTTGAACCTGGACAAGCCTTTCGAGACGCGCATGAGCTATCACGATGCGTGCAGCCTGAGCCGCCTGAGCGAGCCCTGGACCCCTTACGAGGGCAAGCGCGGCTGGATGGGATGCGTCGAACCGCGCCTGAAGCGCCGCCGCGGGACGAACGGCGTCTACGCGCAACCGCGGGAGATCCTGCAGGCGATCCCCGGAGTGCAACTGGTCGAGATGCCCCGGATGCGCGAAAACGCCTTCTGCTGCGGCGCGGGGAGGGGGACAGGCGAGGCCTTCCCGGACTTCGCCCGCTGGGCTGCAGCCGAGCGGCTGGAAGAGGTGAAATACGTCGGCGCCGAGACCCTG
Proteins encoded:
- a CDS encoding (Fe-S)-binding protein; the protein is MSKESAVRYYKPRAEFALDVTDIQNFVYDMSRCIKCKGCTWVDHTYMPGTRFMTRCPSATKFEFDAYGAYGKMRIGHAMAEGVLDWNEKALEIMYACTLCGACDVGCKRNLDLEIELSLEALRVKAVKDGVGPMPAHKKIAANIAETHNFFNAAHAQRRDWVAASGVTPAEKAELLYFVGCSASYTNKEIARATARILKAAGTDFMLLPDEWCCGNTLFSVGLYDEAKALAERNVEAVRRTGAKILLTSCAEGYRMWKVDYPKLLGIATADLGFEVLHLVEYVDEKIKDGALNLDKPFETRMSYHDACSLSRLSEPWTPYEGKRGWMGCVEPRLKRRRGTNGVYAQPREILQAIPGVQLVEMPRMRENAFCCGAGRGTGEAFPDFARWAAAERLEEVKYVGAETLVSTCPWCKNNFSRVVKEDGLPVQVMDISEVILASIEG